In Geotalea uraniireducens, one genomic interval encodes:
- the trfA gene encoding plasmid replication initiator TrfA, which translates to MHDHLQPMLFSDSKESQAPDSFHELLASIAARPKYLPDWPESYRALPNEILRSALFNCRNRNLPRMFMKEVEIAVIGDGQVIYRGEELRQDDELVWMHLMHLIKKSPLGECVEFTPYSFIKALGWPIKGQSYERLRNCLSRMQATALRIQSKRLHSFVSISLIQKFMSRNERNENLTRWQVWVGKEMQLLFDEEFLTKVMWDTRRSLPDGIASKLFGYWASHRKPYPVKVETLLKLCGSGMQAKHFKAELKRALELLKKSGFLEAWELKDELVVVVRRH; encoded by the coding sequence TTGCATGATCATCTTCAACCCATGCTGTTTTCGGACTCCAAGGAATCGCAAGCACCTGACTCATTCCATGAATTGCTGGCGAGCATCGCGGCCAGACCCAAATACCTTCCCGATTGGCCGGAGAGCTACAGAGCGTTACCCAACGAAATTTTGCGGTCGGCGCTATTCAACTGCCGTAACCGGAACCTGCCACGCATGTTCATGAAGGAAGTGGAGATTGCCGTGATTGGCGATGGTCAGGTCATCTATCGAGGGGAAGAGCTTCGGCAGGATGACGAGCTGGTGTGGATGCACTTGATGCACTTGATTAAGAAGAGCCCGCTGGGGGAATGCGTTGAGTTTACCCCCTATTCGTTCATCAAGGCACTCGGATGGCCCATCAAGGGCCAGAGCTATGAGCGGCTTCGGAATTGTCTGAGTCGAATGCAGGCCACAGCGTTGCGCATTCAGTCCAAACGCCTGCACAGCTTCGTCAGCATTTCACTCATCCAGAAGTTCATGTCCAGGAACGAGCGAAACGAGAACCTTACCCGATGGCAGGTGTGGGTCGGCAAAGAGATGCAGTTGCTGTTCGACGAGGAATTTCTCACCAAGGTGATGTGGGATACCAGGCGCTCCTTGCCCGACGGAATTGCCTCAAAACTGTTCGGATACTGGGCCAGCCACCGGAAACCATACCCGGTAAAGGTCGAAACTCTGCTGAAGCTCTGCGGCTCCGGCATGCAGGCAAAGCATTTCAAGGCTGAGTTGAAAAGGGCTCTCGAACTTCTCAAGAAATCAGGCTTTCTGGAAGCGTGGGAGCTTAAGGATGAGCTTGTTGTGGTTGTTCGAAGACATTGA
- a CDS encoding helix-turn-helix transcriptional regulator: MEALLRQRDLMEIMNVSRATLWRMLRYQDFPKPVILMGCKRWRTEEVASWIEARKSA; this comes from the coding sequence ATGGAAGCACTTTTGAGGCAGCGTGACCTGATGGAAATCATGAACGTATCGCGTGCAACGCTCTGGAGGATGCTGAGATACCAGGACTTTCCCAAACCGGTCATCCTGATGGGATGCAAACGCTGGAGAACTGAGGAAGTCGCATCGTGGATCGAGGCGCGGAAAAGTGCCTGA
- a CDS encoding OmpA family protein, which produces MKSLSITALALILPLAAHAAEIRQRPFSYSLDASPAKQDDQFVVCSDCPDHRLSLLPVKPKLAVRLSGPAKPEPQVSLEKKSVQSSTHGAIETDIRLTTVQFDFDSERLSGHERLRFDGLLAGLSKQSTFGLKGYTCTIGTDDYNERLSIRRANHVAGIMKSNGFNVVTVEGNGKCCPVSTDKRLNRRVEIVEHRKEEK; this is translated from the coding sequence ATGAAATCGCTCAGCATCACCGCACTGGCGTTGATTCTTCCTCTGGCAGCCCATGCCGCAGAGATCCGCCAGCGGCCATTCAGTTATTCGCTCGATGCAAGTCCGGCTAAACAAGATGACCAGTTCGTTGTCTGTTCCGACTGCCCTGATCACCGGCTTTCACTCCTGCCAGTGAAACCCAAGCTTGCCGTGCGGCTTTCCGGCCCGGCAAAACCGGAGCCGCAAGTCTCCCTTGAGAAAAAGTCTGTTCAGTCATCCACCCACGGCGCCATTGAGACAGATATTAGGCTCACAACCGTGCAGTTCGATTTCGACAGTGAACGGCTGTCAGGTCATGAGCGTTTGAGATTCGATGGGCTGTTGGCTGGATTGTCGAAGCAGAGCACGTTCGGACTGAAGGGCTACACCTGCACGATTGGGACGGATGACTACAACGAGAGGTTGTCGATCAGGAGAGCGAATCACGTAGCAGGAATAATGAAATCTAATGGCTTTAATGTGGTGACTGTGGAGGGAAATGGCAAGTGCTGCCCTGTTTCGACCGACAAGCGCCTGAATAGGCGCGTGGAAATCGTGGAACATCGAAAGGAGGAGAAGTGA
- a CDS encoding DsbC family protein, whose translation MKIINGRTMMVGGLMLLLVAVAGFSMANDDVKTEKENLMKSFPNLKIDSFRESPLKGLYEITAGEQVFYFSPEGYLFFGEIWSKDGKNLTAEIREKVVAERINGLPLDKALRIGSGPKKVIEFTDPDCPYCRKVDDFLAKRTDVTRYVYFVPLRRIHPDAEKKARYILSQPDRDKAFHDVFTGQLDGKPIAIADNVQQQQLEEMEKIAAGIGIRGTPALWIEGAHVNGADIQRISGLLDKGKEVSKPQSH comes from the coding sequence GTGAAGATCATTAACGGCAGGACCATGATGGTTGGCGGACTGATGCTGCTTCTTGTCGCGGTCGCAGGGTTCTCCATGGCGAACGACGACGTGAAGACGGAGAAAGAGAATTTGATGAAGAGTTTCCCGAACCTGAAAATCGACAGTTTCAGAGAATCACCGCTCAAAGGACTCTACGAGATCACCGCAGGCGAGCAGGTATTCTACTTCAGCCCTGAAGGATATCTTTTCTTCGGAGAGATCTGGTCCAAGGACGGCAAGAATCTGACCGCTGAAATACGCGAAAAGGTTGTCGCAGAACGAATCAATGGTCTCCCCCTCGATAAAGCTCTTAGAATCGGCAGCGGACCCAAAAAGGTTATTGAATTCACCGATCCAGACTGCCCTTACTGTCGCAAGGTCGACGACTTCCTTGCAAAGCGCACCGATGTGACGCGCTACGTCTATTTCGTCCCACTCCGCAGAATCCATCCCGACGCCGAAAAAAAGGCCCGTTACATACTGTCCCAGCCTGACAGGGACAAGGCGTTTCACGATGTCTTTACCGGTCAACTGGACGGCAAACCGATTGCCATCGCCGACAACGTTCAGCAACAGCAGCTGGAGGAGATGGAGAAGATCGCTGCCGGGATCGGGATACGGGGAACACCGGCACTCTGGATCGAAGGTGCTCACGTGAATGGTGCGGACATCCAACGGATATCCGGGCTGCTGGACAAGGGAAAGGAGGTGAGCAAGCCGCAATCGCACTGA
- a CDS encoding type IV conjugative transfer system protein TraL — protein MTRKFPQYLTQPFQVLWFEPDDLAIMTASFILAQQFGGWLWLTMIIVPWAYSRFKRQYPRGFLRHALYFLGLAPMKGYPQFFDKDFLE, from the coding sequence GTGACCCGCAAGTTTCCGCAATACCTGACCCAGCCGTTCCAGGTTCTTTGGTTCGAGCCCGACGACCTGGCAATCATGACAGCCAGCTTCATTCTGGCCCAGCAATTCGGCGGGTGGCTCTGGCTGACAATGATCATTGTTCCGTGGGCATACAGCCGCTTCAAACGGCAGTATCCGCGAGGTTTCCTGCGGCATGCGCTCTATTTTCTCGGCCTGGCGCCAATGAAGGGGTACCCGCAGTTTTTCGATAAGGATTTCCTGGAATGA
- a CDS encoding type IV conjugative transfer system protein TraE produces MNLDIFLQKSSNIFAENRLLKFVVVALGIAVVINTAGLFMALNSQRVILVPPVVNSKISVSGDKASDEYLKEFARYILNLALTYNPVNARSQFSELLAVYDPAEFQTSRKELYELADKIENTKASSAFYIQSIINDTEKRRLEVTGTKKTYMVDQKAEDTLKVYLIEYRIENGKFILVRLYEKPVQGESKGA; encoded by the coding sequence GTGAACCTCGATATTTTTCTGCAGAAAAGTTCCAACATCTTCGCCGAGAACCGGCTGCTCAAGTTCGTGGTTGTGGCGCTCGGCATCGCCGTCGTTATCAATACTGCCGGTCTCTTCATGGCATTGAACAGTCAGCGGGTCATCCTCGTGCCCCCGGTCGTCAACTCCAAGATCTCGGTTTCCGGGGACAAGGCTTCAGATGAATACCTCAAGGAGTTTGCCCGCTACATCCTGAATCTGGCCCTGACCTACAACCCGGTCAATGCCCGGTCCCAGTTCAGCGAACTGCTGGCCGTCTATGACCCGGCCGAGTTCCAGACATCACGGAAAGAGCTGTACGAGCTGGCCGACAAAATCGAAAACACCAAGGCCTCCAGCGCCTTTTACATCCAGTCGATCATCAACGACACCGAAAAGCGCCGGCTCGAAGTCACCGGCACCAAGAAGACCTACATGGTTGACCAGAAGGCGGAGGATACCCTGAAGGTCTATCTCATCGAGTACCGCATTGAGAACGGAAAATTCATCCTGGTCCGCCTCTACGAGAAGCCGGTCCAAGGTGAAAGCAAGGGGGCATGA
- a CDS encoding type-F conjugative transfer system secretin TraK yields MEKPVESEFPTVVLPEATTTIRLSSSDLNRISCPAEIREALTSTEKGVTIKITGKDAFVKFKVTKKGDKLSYASTPTELYVVCGDETFSMIAFPQRIPSQTIRLTSGRERKIKENLSLYAGLPFEKKLLRAIRDIYTENIPDSYSVVRKDKRYLMFREIALTLKRTVDIEGEGLRIKEYEATLRGEPSEFRLNEKMFLRTELAENPVAVALERHILRQGDTSRIFVVEQRAEKQEGRKLAGDLPVMDSSGASQKIKQETAQKQQPAPADQEAEDEK; encoded by the coding sequence ATGGAGAAACCGGTCGAAAGTGAATTCCCAACAGTGGTACTGCCCGAGGCAACGACCACCATTCGCCTGTCCAGCTCGGACCTGAACCGGATCTCCTGCCCGGCCGAGATCCGCGAGGCACTCACCTCCACGGAAAAAGGGGTAACCATCAAGATCACCGGCAAGGATGCCTTCGTGAAGTTCAAGGTCACGAAGAAAGGGGACAAGCTCTCCTACGCCTCCACGCCAACCGAGCTGTACGTTGTCTGCGGCGATGAAACCTTCAGCATGATCGCCTTCCCCCAGAGAATTCCCTCCCAGACTATCCGTCTGACGTCAGGCAGGGAACGTAAGATCAAGGAAAACCTCTCACTCTATGCCGGGCTCCCCTTCGAGAAAAAGCTGCTTCGCGCCATTCGGGATATCTACACCGAGAACATTCCCGATTCATACAGCGTGGTTCGCAAGGACAAGCGGTATCTCATGTTCAGGGAAATTGCCCTGACGCTGAAGCGTACCGTGGATATCGAGGGGGAAGGACTCCGGATCAAGGAGTACGAGGCGACTTTGAGGGGGGAGCCGTCTGAATTCAGGCTGAACGAGAAGATGTTCCTGAGAACGGAACTGGCGGAAAACCCGGTGGCGGTTGCACTCGAACGGCACATTCTGCGCCAGGGGGACACCTCACGGATATTCGTAGTGGAGCAGCGGGCGGAAAAGCAGGAAGGGCGGAAGCTGGCTGGCGATCTGCCGGTCATGGATAGTTCCGGTGCAAGCCAGAAGATCAAGCAGGAAACCGCCCAGAAACAGCAACCGGCACCGGCTGACCAGGAGGCGGAAGATGAGAAATAA
- a CDS encoding TraB/VirB10 family protein, with product MNRGKSTLPVRSAKQAPLSIEPKLLEKSQYLESQKEIAKRDDKVAELQQKLDEITREKKGETPAALVIQPGTSTPAAGDARIAASAQGQAQKAGSGRSVLAKQPLPPPPIPQTSSIPLPPPPTSSQPMAAGQLPSPPETEIGDIAVVSSTGTGKQAKVEPEDKKKDATAGSVYLPPSFMEATLLSGLDAPTTSEAKGNPVPVLLRVKTPAVLPNSVKANLKGCFVIADGKGNLATERAELLLVSLSCLDRKGQAVVDQKVKGFVVDADGKIGLRGRVVAKMGSMIARSMLAGFFGGAGDAIKASATTLAVSPLGTTQTVDPKDIAMSGAGSGLSSGFKEIQKFYMELAKQTMPVIEVGATKPVTLVISEGINLEIKRIAKGGGK from the coding sequence ATGAACCGCGGCAAGTCGACTCTGCCGGTAAGAAGCGCAAAGCAGGCACCGCTGAGCATCGAACCAAAGCTGCTGGAAAAGTCGCAGTACCTTGAAAGCCAGAAGGAAATCGCCAAGCGGGACGACAAGGTTGCCGAACTCCAGCAGAAGCTCGATGAAATCACCCGTGAAAAAAAAGGAGAGACGCCGGCAGCTCTCGTGATACAGCCCGGCACGTCAACTCCCGCAGCGGGTGATGCCCGCATTGCCGCATCAGCCCAGGGCCAGGCGCAAAAGGCCGGTTCAGGAAGGTCCGTGCTGGCAAAGCAGCCGCTGCCGCCACCGCCAATCCCACAAACCAGTTCCATTCCGTTGCCGCCGCCTCCCACGTCCTCGCAGCCGATGGCGGCTGGTCAGCTCCCATCACCACCGGAAACCGAGATCGGTGACATCGCCGTTGTGTCATCAACCGGGACAGGAAAACAGGCCAAGGTCGAACCGGAGGATAAAAAAAAAGACGCAACAGCAGGTTCAGTCTATCTGCCTCCTTCCTTTATGGAGGCGACCCTGCTGAGTGGCCTGGACGCACCAACCACTTCGGAAGCAAAAGGTAACCCGGTGCCGGTGCTGCTCAGGGTCAAGACTCCAGCGGTCCTGCCCAACAGCGTGAAGGCCAATCTCAAAGGGTGCTTTGTCATTGCCGACGGCAAGGGGAACCTTGCCACCGAGCGGGCCGAACTGCTGCTGGTCTCACTGTCATGCCTCGACCGCAAGGGACAGGCAGTGGTTGACCAGAAGGTCAAAGGATTCGTCGTGGATGCAGACGGCAAGATCGGGCTGCGGGGGCGAGTCGTGGCCAAGATGGGCTCCATGATCGCGAGGAGCATGCTGGCCGGATTCTTTGGCGGTGCCGGTGACGCCATCAAGGCATCGGCGACAACTCTGGCTGTCAGCCCTCTCGGCACTACCCAGACTGTTGATCCGAAGGACATCGCCATGTCTGGAGCCGGCTCGGGGCTGTCGAGCGGCTTCAAGGAGATCCAGAAGTTCTACATGGAGCTCGCAAAACAGACCATGCCGGTCATTGAGGTCGGCGCCACGAAGCCGGTGACGCTGGTCATCAGCGAGGGAATCAATCTGGAAATTAAAAGGATCGCCAAGGGAGGCGGAAAGTGA
- a CDS encoding TraV family lipoprotein translates to MKKTLILAGMLLMSGCALLNPYESSFSCPESYNGKCVSVQTAYSESSGLSVKAKDVVADQPHENCGPDTENPGACAESGKESAGANSSSKENGALTKYRAALFDKFTGLLKEPVTPVVAPPKTMRVLLLPYTGQDKEFYMLRYVYFFVDEPRWLLGDSVSSGEEE, encoded by the coding sequence GTGAAGAAAACACTGATTCTGGCGGGAATGCTGCTCATGAGCGGATGTGCCCTGCTCAACCCCTATGAAAGCAGTTTCAGTTGCCCGGAGAGTTACAACGGGAAATGCGTCTCCGTTCAGACGGCCTATAGCGAGTCGTCCGGTCTGTCTGTCAAAGCAAAGGACGTGGTTGCCGATCAGCCCCATGAGAACTGCGGGCCAGATACCGAGAATCCCGGTGCCTGTGCCGAAAGCGGGAAAGAGTCTGCAGGCGCCAATTCATCGTCAAAAGAGAACGGCGCCTTGACGAAGTACCGCGCCGCTCTCTTTGACAAATTCACCGGCCTTCTCAAGGAGCCGGTTACCCCGGTCGTTGCTCCTCCCAAGACCATGCGGGTCCTGCTCTTGCCCTACACCGGCCAGGATAAGGAATTCTACATGCTGCGCTACGTCTACTTCTTTGTCGATGAGCCGCGCTGGCTCTTGGGTGACAGCGTGTCGTCCGGTGAGGAGGAGTAG
- a CDS encoding TraC family protein translates to MGIMSALFGKDGGITKGELDQMSRREKFSDYLPWIAYDDRENIYLNTDNTFGMMWECAPLAFASETSIRTLEGIFRVNLPEGSVMQFILFADPDVEPIVKAYGAQKTRNSKLVHDVSDNVTRFFQEGVEGLGCLSGIPVRTFRMFFTVKFPVKEIGHVNLEEVFGTIQEVLRGAGLAPVVVGPGRLLDWLRRMLNEDPSTNSTHYDDRNVIRKQVLLGTKIEKRFTSLKFDNRHFRCVTPKSFPLNGDPIQTNQLFGGIMGMATDSDQIRTPFFFTLNILLRNQKNKLHTKCNLVLQQQGVGSFAPSLARKKDEYLWAVDELERGTKFYRIIPIMWVYGSDEWLVNESVTRAKRVWEGQGYVMQEDKGILPILFISSLPFGLYDNGSNIDTLDRDHIMPVDSIAVTLPIQGDFSGLGKPVMLFAGRKGNLFGLDIFNKGVNNHNAMVCASSGAGKSFFINYLVYNYFAMNSKIRIIDIGGSYKKMTKLFGARYLDFSEDSQVCLNPFTNIIDPEYDIPVIAPIVAQMVFSTGKTIPSETEMTLIKGAVRWSWQQEGNDAGIDTIYEYLANFERYSSEGGEIKEAASRLAFNLADFRSDGAFGRFFNGKSSLDISNDEFVVLELEHLKSRKELFRVVTLQVINAVTQDLYLSDKSDQRLIVFDEAWQFLGESSTLKEVIEEGYRRARKYGGSFTIITQSVLDMKLFGGVGDVIRNNSAFKFFLESSDFEKALDEKLLDYDDFTMRILKSTKSNKPKYSEIFMDTPFGAGIGRLAVDPFSYYVFTSDASEIAEIEAMVDGGVSYEDAIREMVKKYRS, encoded by the coding sequence ATGGGGATCATGTCCGCTCTATTCGGCAAGGACGGCGGGATTACCAAGGGAGAGCTGGACCAGATGTCCCGTCGGGAGAAGTTCTCCGATTACCTCCCCTGGATCGCCTACGACGACAGGGAAAATATCTATCTCAACACCGACAACACATTCGGAATGATGTGGGAGTGTGCTCCTCTGGCGTTCGCCTCCGAAACGAGCATCAGGACCCTGGAAGGGATTTTCCGTGTCAACCTGCCGGAAGGATCGGTCATGCAGTTCATCCTTTTTGCCGACCCGGATGTAGAACCGATTGTCAAAGCCTACGGGGCTCAGAAGACGCGTAACAGCAAGCTGGTTCACGACGTTTCCGACAATGTCACGCGGTTTTTCCAGGAAGGTGTGGAAGGTCTCGGTTGCTTGAGCGGCATCCCGGTGCGTACCTTCAGAATGTTCTTCACCGTAAAGTTTCCGGTCAAGGAGATCGGCCATGTGAACCTGGAAGAGGTCTTCGGCACCATTCAGGAAGTTCTGCGCGGAGCCGGACTTGCCCCGGTTGTGGTCGGACCGGGCCGTCTGCTGGACTGGCTGCGGCGCATGCTGAACGAAGATCCTTCCACCAATTCGACCCACTATGATGACCGGAACGTCATTCGCAAACAGGTATTGCTCGGCACGAAGATCGAAAAGCGCTTCACCTCCCTCAAATTCGATAATCGGCACTTTCGCTGTGTCACCCCCAAATCGTTCCCCCTGAATGGTGATCCGATCCAGACCAACCAGCTCTTCGGCGGGATCATGGGGATGGCGACCGATTCCGACCAGATCCGTACTCCGTTCTTTTTCACTCTGAATATCCTGCTCCGCAACCAGAAGAACAAGCTCCACACCAAGTGCAACCTTGTCCTGCAGCAGCAGGGGGTCGGCAGCTTCGCCCCGTCGCTGGCTCGCAAGAAAGATGAATACCTCTGGGCCGTGGATGAACTGGAACGGGGTACCAAGTTCTACCGGATCATCCCGATCATGTGGGTCTACGGCAGTGACGAGTGGCTGGTGAACGAGTCCGTCACCCGGGCCAAGCGGGTCTGGGAGGGGCAAGGGTATGTCATGCAGGAAGACAAGGGGATTCTCCCGATCCTGTTCATCTCGTCGCTGCCATTCGGCCTCTACGACAATGGCAGCAACATCGACACCCTTGACCGTGATCACATCATGCCGGTGGACAGCATCGCCGTGACTCTGCCGATCCAGGGGGACTTCTCTGGCCTCGGCAAGCCGGTCATGCTCTTTGCCGGGCGAAAAGGAAACCTGTTCGGCCTCGACATCTTCAACAAGGGGGTCAACAACCACAACGCCATGGTTTGCGCCTCCAGCGGCGCCGGCAAAAGCTTCTTCATCAACTACCTGGTCTACAACTACTTCGCCATGAACTCCAAGATCAGGATCATCGACATCGGCGGTTCCTACAAGAAGATGACCAAGCTGTTCGGTGCCCGCTACCTGGACTTCAGCGAGGATTCCCAGGTCTGCCTGAACCCTTTCACCAACATCATCGACCCCGAATACGACATTCCGGTCATCGCCCCCATCGTTGCCCAGATGGTCTTCTCCACCGGGAAGACCATCCCCAGTGAAACCGAGATGACCCTCATCAAGGGGGCCGTGCGCTGGTCCTGGCAGCAGGAGGGGAATGACGCCGGCATCGACACGATCTACGAGTACCTGGCCAACTTCGAGCGCTATTCCTCCGAAGGGGGCGAGATCAAGGAGGCAGCTTCACGATTAGCCTTCAACCTGGCCGATTTCCGGAGCGACGGGGCCTTTGGCCGCTTCTTCAACGGCAAGAGCAGCCTCGACATCTCCAACGACGAGTTCGTAGTGCTCGAACTGGAGCATCTCAAGTCCCGCAAGGAGCTGTTCCGGGTCGTCACCCTCCAGGTAATCAACGCCGTCACCCAGGATCTCTACCTCTCCGACAAGTCGGACCAGCGGCTGATTGTCTTCGACGAGGCCTGGCAGTTTCTCGGGGAGAGCTCGACCCTGAAGGAGGTCATCGAGGAGGGGTATCGCCGGGCCCGGAAATACGGAGGGAGCTTCACCATAATCACGCAGTCGGTGCTCGACATGAAGCTGTTCGGGGGCGTTGGCGACGTGATCAGGAACAACTCCGCCTTCAAATTCTTCCTGGAGTCGTCGGATTTCGAGAAGGCGCTGGATGAGAAGCTTCTGGACTATGACGACTTCACCATGCGGATTCTGAAGTCAACCAAGAGCAACAAACCCAAGTATTCGGAGATCTTCATGGATACGCCTTTCGGGGCCGGCATCGGCAGGTTGGCCGTCGATCCGTTCTCATATTACGTGTTCACGTCGGATGCGAGCGAGATTGCCGAAATAGAGGCAATGGTGGATGGCGGAGTGAGTTATGAGGATGCGATCCGTGAGATGGTCAAGAAATACCGCAGCTAG